From Streptomyces sp. TLI_053, a single genomic window includes:
- a CDS encoding sigma-70 family RNA polymerase sigma factor, with translation MTQRHDSTAEPPPGPGEPPAVPLEFAAFCELHRPRYLSYARVWLPDPDRATAAVQQAFAEIAVEWRELLGSSNPTAHAWQILRTTVDEHTRQNGLPSGRPAAQDRPGRAADDDLAILHYVVGLAAPEIADVVGTDTASVAGRLRRTMLREASGW, from the coding sequence ATGACCCAACGTCACGACAGCACCGCCGAGCCACCCCCGGGGCCCGGCGAACCACCGGCCGTACCGCTGGAGTTCGCGGCATTCTGCGAGCTGCACCGGCCGCGGTACCTCAGCTACGCCCGGGTCTGGCTGCCCGACCCGGACCGGGCGACCGCGGCCGTCCAACAGGCCTTCGCCGAAATCGCCGTCGAGTGGCGCGAGTTGCTGGGGAGCTCGAATCCCACCGCGCACGCCTGGCAGATCCTGCGCACCACCGTCGACGAGCACACCCGGCAGAACGGCCTGCCCTCCGGCCGCCCGGCCGCCCAGGACCGCCCCGGCCGCGCCGCCGACGACGACCTTGCGATCCTGCACTACGTGGTCGGTCTCGCCGCGCCCGAGATCGCCGACGTCGTCGGCACCGACACCGCCAGCGTGGCCGGCCGGCTCCGCCGCACCATGCTGCGCGAGGCCTCCGGCTGGTGA
- a CDS encoding helix-turn-helix domain-containing protein has translation MTRTVPAPLPPDFFDPDCPVPTVPVLGGKKWAWRILRCLEGGPRRFSELRVSLVGITAKVLTESLRSMEQDGVLERTEFAENPPRVEYALTPLGRTLLGPMDAMCDWSRANLAELLAAREASGLAER, from the coding sequence ATGACTCGGACCGTGCCCGCGCCGCTGCCGCCGGACTTCTTCGACCCGGACTGCCCCGTACCGACGGTTCCGGTGCTCGGGGGGAAGAAGTGGGCGTGGCGGATCCTGCGTTGTCTGGAGGGCGGTCCGCGCCGGTTCTCGGAGCTGCGGGTGTCGCTGGTGGGGATCACGGCGAAGGTGCTGACCGAGTCGCTGCGGTCGATGGAGCAGGACGGTGTGCTGGAGCGGACGGAGTTCGCCGAGAACCCGCCGCGGGTCGAGTACGCGCTGACGCCGCTCGGGCGGACGCTGCTGGGGCCGATGGACGCGATGTGCGACTGGAGCCGGGCGAATCTGGCGGAACTGCTCGCCGCCCGGGAGGCCTCCGGGCTCGCGGAGCGGTAG
- a CDS encoding DinB family protein — MTNSEHTASEPELSPAPGPDPLAPADAIVPADAIVPDTKDWTWVLEEPCADCGLDAGAVVREDVAGMVRANAAGWTAVLGGDPEALRRRPRPEIWSDLEYACHVRDVFRLFLVRLDLMLDQDDPLFANWDQDATAVAERYGEQRPDVVAAELAAAAEALAAAFEGVTGARWARTGNRSDGARFTVESFARYLIHDPVHHLYDVTGERV; from the coding sequence ATGACCAATTCCGAGCACACCGCGTCCGAGCCCGAGCTCTCGCCCGCGCCCGGGCCCGATCCCCTCGCCCCCGCCGACGCGATCGTCCCCGCCGACGCGATCGTCCCCGACACCAAGGACTGGACCTGGGTGCTGGAGGAACCCTGTGCCGACTGCGGCCTGGACGCGGGCGCCGTGGTGCGGGAGGACGTGGCCGGGATGGTCCGGGCGAACGCGGCCGGCTGGACGGCGGTGCTGGGCGGCGACCCGGAGGCGCTGCGCCGGCGTCCGCGTCCGGAGATCTGGTCGGACCTCGAATACGCGTGCCACGTCCGCGACGTCTTCCGGCTGTTCCTGGTCCGGCTGGACCTGATGCTGGACCAGGACGACCCGCTGTTCGCGAACTGGGACCAGGACGCGACGGCGGTCGCCGAGCGCTACGGCGAGCAGCGGCCGGACGTGGTGGCGGCGGAGCTGGCGGCGGCCGCGGAGGCGCTGGCGGCGGCGTTCGAGGGGGTGACGGGCGCGCGGTGGGCGCGGACCGGCAACCGCTCCGACGGGGCGCGGTTCACGGTGGAGTCGTTCGCCCGCTATCTGATCCACGACCCGGTCCACCACCTGTACGACGTGACGGGCGAGCGGGTCTGA
- a CDS encoding RDD family protein, with translation MSTYDPSGPEPEGGGKPSFGKQPPQQGGGTPEGTPSDPYGTPPPPGGPGAGGPGAYGGTYGGAPGGQGPYGQSPYDRPPPGQGPAGYGTPGGGPVPGMPPLGTWPNRIVARLIDYLLVQAVAVLLVLPFASLADRSGSAGSFWLACGLWLVYDGVMLGRDGQTLGKKAMKVRVAMLVDGNTPTQSAAWTRAAVFVLPAVICCAVLWWLIDGLFGVFDKPYRQCIHDKAAKTVVVSTA, from the coding sequence ATGAGTACCTACGACCCCTCAGGCCCCGAGCCGGAGGGGGGCGGCAAGCCCTCCTTCGGCAAGCAGCCCCCGCAGCAGGGCGGCGGCACGCCGGAAGGTACGCCGTCGGACCCGTACGGCACCCCGCCACCCCCCGGCGGCCCCGGAGCCGGCGGCCCCGGCGCGTACGGCGGCACCTACGGCGGAGCCCCCGGCGGCCAGGGCCCCTACGGCCAGTCGCCCTACGACCGGCCGCCGCCCGGCCAGGGCCCCGCCGGATACGGCACGCCCGGCGGCGGCCCCGTCCCCGGAATGCCCCCGCTCGGCACCTGGCCCAACCGGATCGTCGCCCGGCTGATCGACTACCTGCTGGTCCAGGCCGTCGCCGTGCTCCTGGTCCTGCCCTTCGCCAGCCTGGCCGACCGCTCCGGTTCGGCCGGATCGTTCTGGCTCGCCTGCGGGCTCTGGCTCGTCTACGACGGAGTGATGCTCGGCCGGGACGGTCAGACCCTCGGCAAGAAGGCCATGAAGGTCCGGGTCGCCATGCTGGTCGACGGCAACACCCCGACCCAGTCGGCCGCCTGGACCAGGGCGGCGGTCTTCGTGCTTCCCGCCGTGATCTGCTGCGCCGTCCTCTGGTGGCTGATCGACGGCCTGTTCGGCGTGTTCGACAAGCCGTACCGGCAGTGCATCCACGACAAGGCCGCGAAGACCGTCGTGGTCTCCACGGCCTGA
- a CDS encoding NAD(P)H-binding protein, which yields MDRTPATTTDLVVFGAGGQVGRAVVAEARRRGLTVTAAVRAPERHPDLAGPGITLTPCDVTDPAAVATTARDHAAAVSTVHTPDVPAGDFYPAATRALITGLAAAGVHRLVHVGIATTLETAPGVAVHDDPAFPEAHRAFSLGHAAALDLLRDSPATLDWVVVTPPLDLDRTAPGTGHYRLGGPQVLGGRIAQADLAAAVTDQLTGPAARHREQIAVAE from the coding sequence ATGGACCGCACCCCCGCCACCACCACCGACCTCGTCGTCTTCGGCGCCGGCGGCCAGGTCGGCCGCGCCGTCGTCGCGGAGGCCCGACGCCGCGGACTGACCGTCACCGCCGCCGTCCGCGCCCCCGAACGGCACCCGGACCTGGCCGGCCCCGGAATCACCCTGACCCCCTGCGACGTCACCGACCCCGCCGCCGTCGCCACCACCGCCCGGGACCACGCCGCCGCCGTCAGCACCGTCCACACGCCCGACGTCCCCGCCGGCGACTTCTACCCCGCCGCCACCCGCGCCCTGATCACCGGCCTCGCCGCGGCGGGCGTCCACCGCCTCGTCCACGTCGGCATCGCCACCACCCTCGAGACCGCCCCCGGTGTCGCCGTCCACGACGACCCCGCCTTCCCCGAGGCCCACCGCGCCTTCTCCCTCGGCCACGCCGCCGCCCTCGACCTGCTCCGCGACTCCCCCGCCACCCTCGACTGGGTCGTCGTCACCCCGCCCCTCGACCTCGACCGCACCGCCCCCGGCACCGGCCACTACCGCCTGGGCGGCCCCCAGGTCCTCGGCGGCCGGATCGCCCAGGCCGACCTCGCCGCCGCCGTCACCGACCAGCTCACCGGCCCGGCGGCCCGCCACCGCGAGCAGATCGCCGTCGCCGAGTAG
- a CDS encoding RDD family protein, translated as MTDRPHAGGSTETAAGPAPGYYPDPSVPGFVRYWGGSAWVPGTSRAAPAEGEVLQPPRYATRRPAAAGAGAGARYVPPPVVAEPAVVELAVVEPVQMPVPESVPEPEPASGGDTGPVYLDRTAGGASFTFTAPDNGPVFRRGGEPVVTGATAGPAPDPAPGVPAQSAPEPAGWQADPRAQRGLMETGSAPRWVSWGVLPGAEEPSGAVPAGAPAVVEVSAPLSGSPSAAPSGPLSGPLSEVSSGSPAGVSSVVSSGVSSAPALPVGPGPDEPRSVPGPRLSVPTSSVVAGSPARPEPEPDAAVDEAEAVEPSPAAAAPARRQAPAAPAAVAAAVAAATVPARVPSPAPRRRAGTASALRPAGLGRRLLARLVDSAVLAVVAVAAGVPLGRSVDAHLQRKLDQARMASSLTRRQTHVWLVDGTVLGKVAVLLGILLFVGLLYEALPTARTGQTLGKRLARIRVVATARAGSTSGPDRPGLGRALVRWLVGQVSALLVIGLLWPLFDRPDRRGWHDRAARTRVVRL; from the coding sequence ATGACGGACCGGCCCCACGCCGGCGGCAGTACGGAGACGGCGGCCGGCCCGGCGCCGGGCTACTACCCCGACCCGTCCGTTCCCGGTTTCGTCCGCTACTGGGGCGGCTCGGCCTGGGTGCCCGGTACCAGCAGGGCGGCCCCGGCCGAGGGCGAGGTGCTGCAACCGCCCCGCTACGCGACCCGCCGCCCCGCCGCGGCGGGTGCCGGCGCCGGGGCCCGGTACGTGCCGCCGCCGGTGGTCGCGGAGCCGGCGGTCGTGGAGCTGGCGGTCGTGGAGCCGGTGCAGATGCCGGTGCCGGAATCGGTGCCGGAACCCGAACCGGCGTCCGGCGGTGACACCGGGCCGGTGTACCTGGACCGGACGGCGGGCGGGGCGTCGTTCACCTTCACGGCCCCGGACAACGGCCCGGTGTTCCGGCGCGGTGGTGAGCCGGTGGTGACCGGTGCGACCGCGGGACCGGCGCCCGACCCCGCACCGGGGGTGCCGGCCCAATCGGCACCGGAGCCGGCCGGCTGGCAGGCGGACCCCCGGGCGCAGCGCGGCCTGATGGAGACGGGGAGCGCGCCGCGGTGGGTGTCCTGGGGGGTGCTCCCCGGGGCGGAGGAGCCGTCCGGCGCGGTGCCGGCCGGGGCCCCCGCCGTGGTCGAGGTGTCCGCACCGCTCTCCGGGTCGCCTTCCGCGGCGCCCTCGGGGCCGCTCTCGGGGCCGCTCTCCGAGGTGTCGTCGGGGTCGCCCGCCGGGGTGTCGTCCGTGGTGTCGTCCGGGGTCTCCTCCGCCCCGGCCCTGCCCGTCGGCCCGGGACCGGACGAGCCGCGTTCCGTTCCGGGGCCGAGGCTCTCGGTCCCGACGTCGTCCGTCGTGGCGGGGAGTCCGGCGCGGCCGGAACCCGAGCCGGACGCGGCGGTGGACGAGGCGGAGGCCGTCGAGCCGTCCCCGGCCGCCGCCGCGCCCGCCCGTCGGCAGGCTCCCGCCGCTCCTGCTGCCGTCGCCGCCGCTGTCGCCGCTGCCACGGTGCCTGCTCGGGTGCCGTCCCCTGCCCCGCGCCGCCGCGCCGGGACGGCGTCGGCGCTCCGCCCGGCCGGTCTCGGCCGACGGCTGCTCGCCCGGCTGGTCGACAGCGCCGTCCTGGCCGTGGTCGCCGTCGCCGCCGGTGTCCCGCTCGGCCGGTCCGTCGATGCCCACCTCCAGCGCAAGCTCGACCAGGCCCGGATGGCCAGCAGCCTCACCCGCCGTCAGACGCACGTCTGGCTGGTGGACGGCACGGTGCTCGGCAAGGTCGCCGTCCTGCTCGGCATCCTGCTCTTCGTCGGCCTGCTCTACGAGGCACTGCCGACCGCCCGTACCGGCCAGACCCTCGGCAAGCGGCTCGCCCGGATCCGGGTGGTCGCCACGGCCCGGGCGGGCTCGACCTCCGGTCCGGACCGCCCCGGGCTCGGCCGTGCCCTGGTCCGCTGGCTGGTCGGGCAGGTGTCGGCGCTGCTGGTGATCGGCCTGCTCTGGCCGCTGTTCGACCGCCCGGACCGGCGCGGCTGGCACGACCGGGCGGCGCGCACCCGGGTCGTCCGGCTCTGA
- a CDS encoding WXG100 family type VII secretion target → MKYTDFRQFSHAELRAMVQALDPGEVMAAADPWRRAADTLKAIRTTLTRASTETATTWEGSTSDAFHSRMLHLATTINTAASYANDAAITLKAVSEAIAEAKRNMPEEPSGWAQFKDGVGDTFSSLFGADDEDARTDLANQKKAEAATVLQTLAMHYRTAAPMLKPPQPPGPPPKTSRGDYTDLPDDGDAGTSGYAAVGGFLGGVGAGTPGAGSAPVSRPRETGVADPRTGGTGRSTSRAASPSLSKPPPVPSDPGVKGGVAMPPPRSAPVSFGSGTVVDGTEPGFSQAPGRKSPDPSSTSLLGTPGAGGNHVLPSTSAAQSAASQGTGGASPHPNGTALSFPPAGKQGPGSGAGRDTSGPEAARAGREGASGRNTAGRSGAAFGVEGMPGVSGGGTVGAGPTRGKGSAGGAAGHAGGTVVGVGDRPGKGGGGKQAFTEGGSGVGARGRIQPETGGRSPLPQAPWMPLGSTDNGRKDEAKKRRRPDYLVEDEETWVSDEPVNPNVVE, encoded by the coding sequence ATGAAGTACACCGACTTCCGGCAGTTCAGCCACGCCGAACTCCGCGCCATGGTCCAGGCACTCGACCCCGGTGAGGTGATGGCCGCCGCCGACCCCTGGCGCCGCGCCGCCGACACCCTCAAGGCCATCCGCACCACCCTCACCCGCGCCAGCACCGAGACCGCCACCACCTGGGAAGGCAGCACCAGCGACGCCTTCCACAGCCGCATGCTCCACCTCGCCACCACCATCAACACCGCCGCCTCCTACGCCAACGACGCGGCCATCACCCTCAAGGCGGTCTCCGAGGCCATCGCCGAGGCCAAACGCAACATGCCCGAGGAACCCAGCGGCTGGGCCCAGTTCAAGGACGGCGTCGGCGACACCTTCTCCTCCCTCTTCGGCGCCGACGACGAGGACGCCCGCACCGACCTCGCCAACCAGAAGAAGGCCGAAGCCGCCACCGTCCTCCAGACCCTCGCCATGCACTACCGCACGGCCGCCCCGATGCTGAAGCCGCCGCAACCTCCGGGGCCGCCTCCGAAGACGAGCAGGGGCGACTACACCGACCTTCCTGACGACGGTGACGCCGGAACAAGTGGGTACGCGGCTGTGGGCGGCTTCCTCGGCGGTGTGGGGGCAGGCACTCCCGGGGCGGGTTCGGCACCTGTCTCCCGGCCGAGGGAGACGGGAGTGGCGGATCCTCGGACGGGCGGCACGGGACGCTCGACCTCCCGGGCGGCGAGCCCATCGCTCTCGAAGCCACCTCCGGTCCCCTCCGACCCTGGTGTCAAGGGTGGGGTTGCCATGCCGCCACCCAGGTCCGCGCCGGTGAGCTTCGGTTCCGGAACGGTAGTGGACGGCACCGAGCCCGGTTTCTCTCAGGCGCCCGGCAGGAAGTCGCCGGATCCCAGCAGCACGTCTCTGCTCGGTACGCCGGGGGCCGGCGGCAATCACGTTCTGCCAAGCACTTCGGCGGCCCAGTCCGCCGCGTCGCAGGGGACCGGGGGCGCATCTCCTCATCCGAACGGGACAGCGCTGTCATTCCCTCCTGCTGGCAAGCAGGGGCCCGGCTCGGGGGCCGGGCGTGACACCTCGGGACCTGAGGCCGCGCGTGCAGGGAGGGAGGGGGCATCGGGTCGGAACACCGCCGGCCGTAGCGGTGCGGCCTTCGGCGTGGAGGGTATGCCCGGTGTCAGTGGCGGCGGGACAGTCGGCGCCGGTCCTACCCGGGGGAAAGGAAGTGCCGGAGGTGCAGCAGGGCACGCCGGAGGCACGGTCGTCGGTGTCGGTGACCGGCCCGGAAAGGGTGGCGGAGGCAAGCAGGCCTTCACCGAAGGCGGCTCGGGGGTGGGAGCGCGCGGGCGGATCCAGCCGGAGACCGGTGGCAGGAGCCCGTTGCCGCAGGCGCCTTGGATGCCCCTCGGCAGCACCGACAACGGTAGGAAGGACGAAGCGAAGAAGCGGCGACGTCCCGACTACCTGGTCGAGGACGAGGAGACCTGGGTGTCCGACGAGCCCGTGAATCCGAACGTGGTGGAATGA
- a CDS encoding endonuclease V — translation MPIPADWPTTEAEALAEQERLRPLVEPTGAIGAAAAAFAPDSSAPGSSARSGDERLIAGVDVAYDDERDLVVAAAVVLDRAGLAVVDEATATGRIAFPYVPGLLAFREIPAVLDALDALTHRPGTVVCDGYGLAHPRRLGLASHLGVLTGLRTLGVAKTPFTFDHRPPGPDRGDRTPLTDPATGEEVGSAVRTRAGVKPVFVSVGHRIGLTEAVETTLALTPRYRLPETTRHADSLCRRALAALTATGTTGPAPEVN, via the coding sequence GTGCCCATCCCGGCCGACTGGCCCACCACCGAGGCCGAGGCGCTCGCCGAACAGGAACGCCTGCGCCCGCTCGTCGAGCCGACCGGGGCGATCGGCGCCGCAGCGGCCGCCTTCGCGCCGGACTCCTCCGCCCCGGGCTCCTCCGCTCGTTCAGGTGACGAGCGGCTGATCGCCGGCGTCGACGTCGCCTACGACGACGAACGGGACCTCGTCGTCGCGGCTGCCGTGGTGCTCGACCGCGCCGGCCTCGCCGTCGTCGACGAAGCCACCGCCACCGGTCGCATCGCCTTCCCCTACGTCCCCGGCCTGCTCGCCTTCCGCGAGATCCCCGCCGTGCTCGACGCCCTCGACGCCCTCACCCACCGCCCCGGCACCGTCGTCTGCGACGGCTACGGCCTCGCCCACCCCCGCCGCCTCGGCCTCGCCAGCCACCTCGGCGTCCTCACCGGCCTGCGCACCCTCGGTGTCGCCAAGACCCCGTTCACCTTCGACCACCGGCCCCCCGGCCCCGACCGCGGCGACCGGACCCCGCTCACCGACCCGGCCACCGGAGAAGAGGTCGGCAGCGCCGTCCGCACCCGGGCCGGCGTCAAACCCGTCTTCGTCTCCGTCGGGCACCGCATCGGCCTCACCGAAGCCGTCGAGACCACCCTCGCCCTCACCCCCCGCTACCGCCTCCCCGAAACCACCCGGCACGCCGACTCGCTCTGCCGCCGCGCCCTTGCCGCCCTCACTGCCACCGGAACCACCGGCCCCGCGCCGGAGGTGAACTGA
- the mycP gene encoding type VII secretion-associated serine protease mycosin produces MFRAESAVWPVSQGDGVTVAVIDSGVLKDHRDLTGQVLAGKDLTGANTDGTVDTDGHGTGMASLIAGHGHGDEAGIKGLAPKAKILPIRIELDGESLSTRSGLAMAIHYAVDHGASVINMSLGGPSGADPDERAAVKYAVDKDVVLVASTGNGTNAVEYPAAFPGVVAVGAVDRNGQLWSKSTVGPETTLVAPGTEIPRAGSKSTSAQGIGNGTSDATAYVSATAALIRAKYPSLSAGQVINRMIKSASAPGDGSAVPSNRYGYGVLAPGKALEADPAVDGGPRENPLVGRVESQGSVPPPSEEAWESPEAVAPVVDGGNRGVRWVLVGAAGVAGAVVVGVVAAVLVVRGRRRRDRAAAAAYQGYPPPRQG; encoded by the coding sequence ATGTTCCGGGCCGAGTCCGCAGTCTGGCCGGTCTCGCAAGGGGACGGTGTCACCGTCGCGGTCATCGACAGTGGTGTGCTGAAGGACCATCGAGACCTCACGGGGCAGGTGCTGGCGGGTAAGGACCTCACCGGAGCGAACACCGACGGCACTGTTGACACCGACGGCCACGGAACCGGTATGGCCAGCCTCATCGCCGGCCACGGTCACGGCGATGAGGCCGGTATCAAGGGTCTGGCCCCCAAGGCCAAGATCCTTCCGATCCGCATCGAGCTGGACGGGGAGTCGCTCTCGACGAGGTCGGGGCTTGCGATGGCGATCCACTATGCCGTCGACCACGGCGCGAGCGTCATCAACATGTCCCTCGGCGGGCCCTCCGGGGCTGATCCCGACGAGCGAGCAGCGGTCAAGTACGCAGTTGACAAGGATGTTGTCCTCGTTGCCAGTACTGGCAACGGCACAAACGCTGTGGAGTATCCAGCGGCATTCCCCGGGGTTGTCGCGGTCGGGGCCGTCGACAGGAACGGGCAGCTCTGGAGCAAGTCGACCGTCGGCCCCGAGACCACCCTGGTGGCGCCGGGCACGGAAATCCCCCGGGCCGGTTCCAAGTCGACAAGCGCGCAAGGCATTGGTAACGGGACCTCCGACGCCACCGCCTACGTCTCCGCCACCGCCGCGTTGATCCGGGCGAAGTATCCGTCGCTCTCCGCCGGGCAGGTCATCAACCGGATGATCAAGTCCGCCTCCGCGCCCGGGGACGGCTCGGCGGTGCCCAGCAACCGCTACGGGTACGGGGTGCTGGCGCCGGGGAAGGCGTTGGAGGCGGATCCGGCGGTGGACGGGGGGCCGCGGGAGAATCCGTTGGTGGGGCGGGTGGAGTCGCAGGGGAGTGTGCCGCCGCCGTCGGAGGAGGCGTGGGAGTCGCCGGAGGCGGTGGCGCCGGTGGTGGACGGGGGGAACCGCGGGGTGCGGTGGGTGCTGGTGGGGGCGGCGGGGGTCGCCGGTGCGGTGGTGGTGGGGGTTGTGGCGGCGGTGCTGGTGGTGCGGGGGCGGCGACGGCGGGACCGGGCGGCCGCGGCGGCGTACCAGGGGTATCCGCCGCCGCGGCAGGGGTGA